The Pelodiscus sinensis isolate JC-2024 chromosome 30, ASM4963464v1, whole genome shotgun sequence genome has a window encoding:
- the LOC102444158 gene encoding olfactory receptor 14A16-like codes for MSNRTMVTEFLLRGVSDVQELQVLHFVLFLVLYMAALVGNLLIISAIILDHRLHTPMYFFLMNLSVLDLSSISVTVPKSMSNSLLNTRLISYAGCVAQVFLFLVFTSTDFALLTVMAYDRYVAICHPLHYERLMNRRACVHMAAGAWITGIAYSALHTGSTFMLPFCQSNVIDQFFCDIPQLLKLACSDSYRSELGLIACGLFLVVNCFVFMFVSYVQIFRAVLRITSQQGRNKAFSTCLPHLAVVSLLLCTGSFGYLKPPSSSPSGLDFGMGVLYAVVPPMLNPVIYSLRNKELKAALKKLMGWRLISTK; via the coding sequence ATGTCCAACCGAACCATGGTGACCGAGTTCCTGCTCCGGGGGGTCTCTGATGTTCAGGAATTGCAGGTTTTGCACTTTGTGCTGTTCCTGGTGCTTTACATGGCAGCCCTGGTGGGAAACCTTCTGATCATCTCAGCCATCATCCTTGACCATcgtcttcacacccccatgtacttcttcctgatGAACCTGTCCGTCCTTGACCTCAGCTCCATCTCCGTCACCGTCCCCAAATCCATGTCCAACTCTCTCCTGAACACCAGGCTGATTTCCTATGCTGGATGTGTTGCCCAAGTCTTTCTCTTTTTAGTCTTTACTTCAACTGATTTTGCCTTGCTCAccgtcatggcctacgaccgaTACGTCGCCATCTGCCACCCGCTGCACTATGAGCGACTGATGAACAGAAGAGCTTGTGTCCACATGGCCGCCGGTGCCTGGATCACTGGTATCGCCTACTCTGCCCTGCACACTGGGAGCACCTTCATGTTACCCTTCTGCCAGTCCAACGTCATTGACCAGTTCTTCTGTGATATCCCCCAGCTCCTCAAGCTGGCCTGCTCTGACTCCTACCGCAGTGAACTTGGGCTCATTGCTTGTGGTTTATTTTTAGTTGTGAATTGCTTTGTTTTTATGTTTGTGTCTTATGTTCAGATCTTCAGAGCGGTGCTGAGAATCACCTCTCAGCAGGGCCGgaacaaagccttctccacctgcctcccccacctcgctgTGGTCTCCTTGTTACTTTGCACTGGGTCCTTTGGCTACCTGAAACCCCCGTCCAGCTCTCCGTCAGGCCTGGATTTTGGAATGGGTGTTCTCTACGCCGTGGTGCCTCCCATGCTAAATCcggtcatctacagcctgaggaacaaggagctCAAAGCTGCCCTGAAGAAGCTGATGGGGTGGAGGTTAATCTCCACAAAGTGA
- the LOC102449185 gene encoding olfactory receptor 14A16-like: MSNRSTMDEFLLGGFSDVRELQILHFVLFLVLYQAALVGNLLITLVIALSQQLHTPMYFFLVNLSILDLGSISVTVPKSMANSLLDTKSISYVGCFTQVFLFMLFGSAEVIILTVMAFDRYVAICHPLHYEQVMNWRACIHMAASVWVTSLLYSALHTGSTLAVSLCGGHVVNQFFCDIPQLLKLACPDSDHSEIGVIVFGACLIVSCFVFIIVSYVQIFRAVLRTPSEQGRHKAFSTCLPHLAVVSLFFSTGVFAYLKPTFRSTSRLDLAVDVFYSVVPPVLNPVIYSMRNKDIQAALWKLTVQVIHDK; this comes from the coding sequence ATGTCCAACCGAAGCACCATGGACGAGTTCCTGCTCGGGGGGTTCTCCGACGTCCGGGAGCTGCAGATTCTGCACTTTGTGCTGTTCCTGGTACTTTACCAGGCAGCCCTGGTGGGGAATCTTCTCATCACCCTGGTGAtagccctcagtcagcagcttcacacccccatgtacttcttcctggtgaATCTGTCCATCCTAGACCTTGGCTCCATCTCCGTCACAGTCCCCAAGTCCATGgccaactccctcctagacaccAAATCGATTTCTTATGTGGGATGCTTCACCCAAGTCTTTCTATTCATGCTCTTTGGTTCCGCTGAAGTCATCATACTGACAGTCATGGCCTTCGAccggtacgtggccatctgccacccgctgCACTATGAGCAAGTGATGAACTGGAGAGCCTGCATCCACATGGCTGCCAGCGTCTGGGTCACTAGtttgctctactctgccctgCACACTGGGAGCACATTGGCCGTCTCGTTGTGTGGTGGCCACGTGGTGAATCAATTCTTCTGTGACATCCCCCAGCTCCTTAAGCTGGCTTGCCCTGATTCTGACCACAGTGAAATTGGGGTTATTGTGTTTGGAGCCTGCTTAATTGTCAGCTGCTTTGTTTTCATCATCGTGTCGTATGTTCAGATCTTCAGGGCGGTGCTGAGAACCCcctcggagcagggccggcacaaagccttctccacctgcctcccccacctcgctgTGGTCTCTTTGTTTTTTTCCACTGGTGTCTTTGCCTACCTGAAACCCACCTTCAGGTCCACATCCCGCCTGGACCTCGCAGTGGATGTTTTCTATTCCGTGGTGCCTCCCGTGCTGAACCCCGTCATCTACAGCATGAGGAACAAGGACATCCAAGCTGCCCTGTGGAAATTGACTGTGCAGGTTATTCATGACAAATAA